Proteins co-encoded in one Ziziphus jujuba cultivar Dongzao chromosome 9, ASM3175591v1 genomic window:
- the LOC107426037 gene encoding U1 small nuclear ribonucleoprotein C produces the protein MPRYYCDYCDTYLTHDSPSVRKQHNAGYKHKANVRTYYQQFEEQQTQSLIDQRIKEHLGQAAAFQQVGAAYNQHLLAQRPRLPVLPTPVMPQIPGAPLIPGVRPPVLPRPVPGVPGYASGPMPSMMAPPGAPSLPGAPPGAPLRPPAVNVPTSIPGSTATPTSSSSAPTLQAMYQANPAAPTSGGYDSFNANTQASESNQ, from the exons ATGCCTCG ATATTACTGTGATTATTGCGATACTTATTTGACCCACGATTCT CCATCTGTGAGAAAGCAACACAATGCAGGATACAAACACAAG gCAAATGTGCGAACGTACTATCAGCAATTTGAGGAACAACAAACCCAAAGTTTGATTGACCAAAGGATTAAGGAACATCTTGGGCAAGCTGCAGCTTTTCAGCAAGTTGGTGCTGCTTACAATCAACATCTACTGGCTCAGAGGCCCCGTCTTCCTGTTCTGCCGACACCCGTCATGCCACAGATTCCTGGTGCTCCATTGATTCCAGGGGTCAGGCCTCCGGTTTTGCCGAGACCAGTTCCTGGTGTTCCTG GATATGCCTCTGGCCCAATGCCATCGATGATGGCTCCACCAGGTGCTCCTTCCTTACCTGGTGCTCCACCTGGCGCTCCCTTGAGGCCTCCTGCTGTGAATGTGCCCACCTCAATTCCTGGGAGCACAGCAACACCCACTTCTTCTAGCAGTGCCCCAACTTTACAAGCAATGTATCAAGCCAATCCAGCAGCACCAACAAGTGGAGGTTATGATAGTTTCAATGCTAATACTCAAGCTTCTGAATCAAACCAGTAG
- the LOC107426034 gene encoding RNA-binding protein BRN1 isoform X2, with product MAEGKKERKSNSEESVKLFVGQVPKHMTEAQLLAMFQEFALVDEVNIIKDKATRASRGCCFVICPSRQEADKAVNACHNKKTLPGASSPLQVKYADGELERLEHKLFVGMLPKNVSEAEVSALFTKYGTIKDLQILRGSQQTSKGCAFLKYETKEQALAALEAINGKYKMEGSSVPLVVKWADTEKERQARKALKAQSQASNAPNNDSQHPSLFGALPMGYVPQYNGYGYQAPGTYGPMQYPLSPMQNQPGFHNMIPTVNQGNALRGITPDLAPRSYAMPPASYVGSAYPAVPGLQHPMAYAGGIMSHRPLSGSPGSVQHAVVSSNSSTSSGTSKSTGGQIEGPPGANLFIYHIPQEFGDQELANAFQAFGRVLSTKVFVDKATGVSKCFVMTHQRMLNLLLV from the exons ATGGCGGAGgggaagaaagagagaaaatcgAACAGCGAGGAGAGCGTGAAGCTGTTCGTAGGTCAGGTGCCGAAGCACATGACTGAAGCTCAGCTCCTTGCAATGTTCCAAGAATTTGCTTTGGTCGACGAGGTCAACATCATCAAGGACAAAGCCACACGCGCCTCTCGAG GCTGTTGCTTTGTTATTTGTCCCTCTAGGCAGGAGGCGGATAAGGCGGTCAATGCTTGTCACAACAAGAAAACATTGCCCGGG GCATCTAGTCCGTTGCAAGTGAAGTATGCGGATGGCGAGTTGGAAAGGCTAG AGCACAAGCTTTTTGTTGGTATGCTCCCTAAGAATGTCTCTGAAGCTGAAGTTTCTGCCCTGTTCACTAAATATGGAACAATAAAGGACCTGCAAATTTTAAGAGGTTCTCAGCAAACAAGCAAGG GTTGTGCTTTTCTGAAGTATGAAACAAAAGAACAAGCCCTTGCAGCCTTAGAGGCCATTAATGGAAAGTATAAAATGGAG GGTTCAAGTGTTCCTTTGGTTGTCAAATGGGCGGATACAGAGAAGGAAAGGCAAGCTAGAAAAGCTCTGAAAGCTCAATCGCAGGCATCCAATGCACCAAATAATGATTCACAACATCCTTCTTTATTTGGAGCCTTGCCAATGGGTTATGTTCCACAATATAATGGTTATGGTTACCag GCTCCTGGAACTTATGGTCCCATGCAATACCCCCTATCACCAATGCAGAATCAACCTGGTTTTCATAATATGATACCTACAGTAAACCAAGGAAATGCATTGCGTGGAATTACACCTGACCTTGCCCCTAGAAGTTATGCTATGCCTCCGGCAAGTTATGTGGGCTCTGCTTATCCTGCAGTGCCTGGTCTTCAGCATCCAATGGCATATGCTGGAGGAATTATGAGTCACAGACCTTTAAGCGGTTCACCTGGTTCAGTTCAACATGCAGTTGTGAGCAGCAATTCTTCAACTTCTTCAGGGACGAGTAAAAGTACTGGGGGTCAAATTGAAG GTCCACCTGGtgccaatttatttatttatcatatacCTCAAGAATTTGGAGATCAAGAACTTGCCAATGCATTTCAAGCGTTTGGTAGGGTCTTAAGCACTAAAGTTTTTGTAGATAAAGCAACTGGTGTCAGCAAATGTTTTG TTATGACTCACCAGAGGATGCTCAATCTGCTATTAGTATGA
- the LOC107426036 gene encoding uncharacterized protein LOC107426036 isoform X3, translating into MQGQVFVQVLKNEGSRSLYLGMTPALIRSVLYGGLRLGLYEPSKYACDWALGSTNILVKVASGGFAGAIATALTNPVEVLKVRLQMNPTSTRGPIDELRRITSKEGIKALWKGVGPATARAATLTASQLATYDETKRILTRWTSLEEGLYLHLFASMAAGTVSTFITAPMDMVKTRLMLQRESKLAQSYKNGFHCAYQVALTEGPKALYKGSLAIFARLGPQTTITFILCEKLRMLAGLSAI; encoded by the exons ATGCAGGGGCAAGTATTTGTTCAAGTATTGAAAAATGAAGGATCAAGATCTTTGTATCTAGGTATGACACCTGCACTGATAAGGTCAGTTCTTTATGGAGGTCTCCGCCTAGGGTTGTATGAACCTTCAAAGTATGCATGTGATTGGGCTTTAGGGTCTACCAATATCTTAGTTAAGGTTGCATCCGGAGGATTTGCTGGTGCCATTGCAACTGCACTAACAAATCCAGTTGAGGTTTTGAAG GTACGGTTACAGATGAATCCAACCTCAACCAGAGGTCCAATTGATGAACTGCGCAGAATTACTTCCAAAGAGGGAATAAAAGCTCTTTGGAAGGGGGTTGGACCTGCTACTGCCAGAGCTGCTACTTTGACTGCATCCCAACTGGCAACATATGATGAAACCAAGAGG ATTTTGACCAGGTGGACATCACTTGAAGAAGGATTATATCTACATCTCTT CGCGAGTATGGCTGCGGGCACAGTGAGTACATTTATAACAGCTCCCATGGACATGGTAAAAACCCGACTCATGTTGCAACGAGAATCTAAACTAGCTCAAAGTTATAAAAACGGATTCCACTGTGCATATCAG GTTGCACTTACGGAAGGTCCTAAAGCCCTTTACAAGGG GAGCCTTGCGATTTTTGCGAGATTGGGTCCGCAAACTACAATTACCTTTATACTCTGTGAGAAGCTACGCATGCTTGCCGGCTTGAGTGCAATCTAG
- the LOC107426044 gene encoding uncharacterized protein LOC107426044, with translation MDMKKKVVDVSTFLLFEATGDSDEADSNCVDSTMVDRDADHCDIVMGEDDAESCSWDLSDAPTVLDHELINGGDRVEEYVYDDDGRHREEEEQEDDDDDDDVVKPVYQAWGGNNNRLNHQKSCVSVDSTREFELLNEMEKNRIFWETCLAS, from the coding sequence atggacATGAAGAAGAAGGTGGTGGATGTGTCTACTTTCTTGCTCTTTGAAGCCACTGGTGATTCTGATGAGGCTGATAGCAATTGTGTCGACTCCACCATGGTTGATCGTGATGCAGATCACTGTGACATTGTGATGGGTGAAGATGATGCTGAATCATGCAGCTGGGATTTATCTGATGCCCCCACTGTACTTGATCATGAGCTGATCAACGGTGGTGATCGTGTTGAAGAATAcgtttatgatgatgatggtcgtcatagggaagaagaagaacaagaagatgatgatgatgatgatgatgtagtGAAACCAGTTTATCAAGCATGGGGTGGTAATAATAATCGTCTAAACCACCAGAAATCCTGTGTTTCTGTGGATTCGACTCGGGAATTCGAGTTGTTAAACGAGATGGAGAAGAACAGGATATTCTGGGAGACTTGCTTGGCATCTTAG
- the LOC107426036 gene encoding uncharacterized protein LOC107426036 isoform X2 codes for MKVEEKQIWAVSPSNAAYHFGTSGLSVAVATGITHPLDVLKVRLQMQLVGQRGPLNGMGQVFVQVLKNEGSRSLYLGMTPALIRSVLYGGLRLGLYEPSKYACDWALGSTNILVKVASGGFAGAIATALTNPVEVLKVRLQMNPTSTRGPIDELRRITSKEGIKALWKGVGPATARAATLTASQLATYDETKRILTRWTSLEEGLYLHLLYTTTMNSVREYGCGHSEYIYNSSHGHGKNPTHVATRI; via the exons ATGAAAGTCGAGGAGAAGCAGATTTGGGCGGTCTCGCCGTCAAATGCTGCTTATCATTTTGGTACCAGTGGACTTTCTGTAGCGGTTGCAACTGGGATTACTCACCCTCTAG ATGTCCTCAAAGTTAGGCTGCAGATGCAACTTGTTGGTCAGAGAGGTCCTTTGAATGGAATG GGGCAAGTATTTGTTCAAGTATTGAAAAATGAAGGATCAAGATCTTTGTATCTAGGTATGACACCTGCACTGATAAGGTCAGTTCTTTATGGAGGTCTCCGCCTAGGGTTGTATGAACCTTCAAAGTATGCATGTGATTGGGCTTTAGGGTCTACCAATATCTTAGTTAAGGTTGCATCCGGAGGATTTGCTGGTGCCATTGCAACTGCACTAACAAATCCAGTTGAGGTTTTGAAG GTACGGTTACAGATGAATCCAACCTCAACCAGAGGTCCAATTGATGAACTGCGCAGAATTACTTCCAAAGAGGGAATAAAAGCTCTTTGGAAGGGGGTTGGACCTGCTACTGCCAGAGCTGCTACTTTGACTGCATCCCAACTGGCAACATATGATGAAACCAAGAGG ATTTTGACCAGGTGGACATCACTTGAAGAAGGATTATATCTACATCTCTTGTATACCACTACTATGAACTCTGTT CGCGAGTATGGCTGCGGGCACAGTGAGTACATTTATAACAGCTCCCATGGACATGGTAAAAACCCGACTCATGTTGCAACGAGAATCTAA
- the LOC107426038 gene encoding rho GTPase-activating protein 2 — translation MTGPVMVTRGGGCGGGASSGKGANKGAKSSDEEQNQLPLLTFLVAALRKSMVACRVDRGEDVISTVHHMEIGWPTNVRHITHVTFDRFNGFLGLPVEFEVEIPGRVPSASASVFGVSAESMQCSYDSKGNSVPTILLLMQERLYSQGGLKKEGIFRINPENSQEEHVRDQLNRGIVPDDIDVHCLAGLIKAWFRELPSGVLDGLSPEQVLQCNTEEESVELVKQLKPTEAALLNWAIDLMADVVEEEEANKMNARNIAMVFAPNMTQMSDPLTALMHAVQVMNLLKTLITKTVREREENATGGYSPMSSCSSDHQTDEDFDSQQEMDTSSEFQEQASDYDDNAHYSHGSEDCSEDEDEAEDENKDGDGDGNDDEVQSLTEIEESFLRQLDGDKTVTNSFMDHSAGDLQEEECMSPRCCSGSKVESGISFSDSKDGNSALSTSDGEAYSGKSLVTMGKNVHTESPSIECAKMKDKEMNRFVESISPVPLFSSNESI, via the exons atgaCAGGTCCTGTAATGGTGACTAGAGGAGGAGGATGTGGTGGTGGAGCTTCTTCTGGTAAAGGAGCTAACAAGGGAGCCAAAAGCTCGGATGAAGAGCAAAACCAGCTTCCACTGCTGACTTTTCTCGTCGCTGCTCTGAGGAAATCCATGGTTGCCTGCAGAGTTGATAGAGGGGAAGATGTTATCTCCACCGTTCATCACATGGAAATCGGATGGCCAACAAATGTTCGCCACATAACCCATGTCACATTTGACCGCTTCAATGGATTTCTGGGTCTTCCTGTTGAGTTCGAGGTTGAGATTCCTGGTCGAGTTCCCAGTGCGAG TGCAAGCGTCTTTGGCGTCTCAGCAGAATCAATGCAATGTTCATATGATTCTAAAGGGAACAGTGTACCTACCATTCTCCTCCTGATGCAAGAGCGGCTATACTCACAAGGAGGATTGAAG AAAGAAGGTATATTCCGGATAAACCCGGAAAACAGCCAAGAGGAGCATGTAAGAGACCAGTTGAACAGAGGAATTGTGCCCGATGATATTGACGTCCATTGTTTAGCAGGTCTAATTAAGGCCTGGTTTCGTGAGCTTCCTTCAGGGGTGCTAGATGGACTTTCCCCTGAACAAGTACTACAATGCAACACAGAAGAAGAATCCGTTGAGCTCGTGAAGCAACTAAAGCCTACCGAGGCTGCATTACTTAACTGGGCTATTGATCTTATGGCTGATGTTGTTGAGGAAGAGGAAGCCAACAAAATGAATGCAAGAAATATTGCCATGGTTTTTGCTCCCAACATGACTCAG ATGTCTGATCCATTGACGGCACTGATGCATGCGGTTCAAGTAATGAATTTGCTCAAGACCCTTATCACGAAAACGGTGAGAGAACGCGAGGAGAATGCAACTGGAGGATATTCACCAATGTCTTCTTGTTCATCTGATCATCAAACTGATGAAGATTTTGATAGTCAGCAAGAGATGGATACCAGCAGTGAATTTCAAGAGCAAGCATCAGATTATGATGACAATGCCCATTACAGCCATGGCAGTGAAGATTGCAGTGAAGACGAAGATGAAGCTGAAGATGAAAATAAAGATGGTGATGGCGATGGCAATGATGATGAAGTTCAATCACTCACTGAAATAGAAGAAAGCTTTTTAAGGCAATTGGATGGAGACAAAACTGTCACAAATAGCTTTATGGATCATTCTGCTGGTGATTTGCAAGAGGAGGAGTGTATGAGTCCTCGATGTTGCTCAGGCAGCAAAGTGGAGTCTGGCATATCATTTTCTGACAGCAAAGATGGAAATTCTGCATTAAGTACAAGTGATGGGGAAGCCTACTCAGGCAAAAGTCTGGTAACCATGGGAAAGAATGTTCATACAGAGAGCCCCTCAATAGAATGTGCAAAAATGAAAGACAAGGAGATGAACAGATTTGTGGAGTCTATTTCACCAGTTCCATTATTTTCATCTAATGAATCTATCTGA
- the LOC107426041 gene encoding uncharacterized protein LOC107426041: MAVDSQSHPFSSPSGFQIKDGDENGDWSRFQDTVAIDSPLAETSLDNLDFDTEPVQGSSGWACAYDEQVVLDSDDEETNGTRPKNITVAGKGIQGCGLDFQLRKLANQKVMNSQAYACDQSCEGNGVSAEELEEQVDSKSTEKQSKVSAARTATFDMYDIGFDTQMAAEAIEVLACGHTIGCSPADAYQGQDTTVNNLVRGVTEERDYIGKIAKNAKRKKRSARISRGSSIPAKEQSQFLELGSELAPKMQGKRFKLFGETQLCCSNSAKENESSGRRSLRPIIKQRKAEGDLRRKKLRVFGNNTSSSIPLGNGQFKGHSVIVSPGAHQSKRSGLRGRLKRSEGQSVNPGERMMDILENGMLVYRRRRSCLISSAGEKICKVDYASEEVHKRKLTNFSNLENIWDCTRRKRTRRTIPNHSSGTNSLNALFRLVDGKDSKLQYQERMGGDSDMKGKAELSSCTSPCVPWNSSKDGSNGSFLGQNSDKPSSAGSTIRARAKTNMRVSLLDPALYQVSMRSDKDSTSPADGVESKCMSVSVSNMTLEPSDSECATTFSSKSGKNAESSNFMGYNYHKKPCNRNVPKSSLLRELIRLGVPESIPALSWKDVRRKKDLAHVRVLFSQHLEDDTIKQQKKIVSRLGISIASNSMNATHFIANKFVRTRNMLEAIALGKPVVTHLWLESCAQASCFIDEKNYILRDAKKEKEIGFSMPVTLTRANQHPLLQGLRVFITPNIKPDKETITNLVKAVHGEPVEKVQITDLKDKGIPYDLFILSCIDDEAICLPFVEKGASAYSSELLLNGIVTQKLEYERHQLFTKEERRYCS, encoded by the exons ATGGCTGTTGATTCTCAGTCTCACCCATTTTCATCCCCATCTG GATTTCAAATCAAAGATGGCGATGAAAACGGCGATTGGTCAAGGTTTCAAGATACTGTTGCAATTGATAGCCCCTTGGCTGAAACTTCGTTGGATAATCTTGATTTTGACACTGAGCCTGTGCAAGGTTCTTCGGGTTGGGCATGTGCGTATGACGAACAAGTGGTGCTTGATAGTGATGATGAAGAAACAAATGGAACGAGACCAAAGAATATCACCGTTGCTGGTAAAGGGATTCAAGGATGTGGATTGGACTTTCAGCTTAGGAAGCTGGCAAACCAGAAGGTGATGAATTCTCAGGCATATGCCTGCGATCAAAGCTGTGAAG GGAATGGAGTTTCTGCTGAGGAGTTGGAAGAACAAGTCGATTCGAAATCAACAGAAAAGCAGTCGAAAGTTAGTGCTGCCCGAACAGCAACTTTTGACATGTATGATATCGGTTTCGACACTCAAATGGCTGCTGAAGCTATTGAAGTCCTAGCATGTGGCCACACTATTGGCTGCAGTCCTGCAGATGCTTATCAAGGTCAAGATACCACTGTCAATAATTTGGTAAGAGGTGTTACAGAGGAGAGAGACTATATaggaaaaattgcaaaaaatgcAAAGCGTAAAAAACGTTCTGCTAGAATTAGTAGAGGATCTTCCATCCCAGCCAAAGAGCAGTCACAGTTTCTGGAGTTAGGTTCTGAGTTGGCACCAAAAATGCAAGGGAAGAGGTTCAAATTGTTTGGTGAGACTCAGTTATGTTGTAGTAATTCTgctaaagaaaatgaaagttcAGGCAGAAGATCTCTTAGGCCTATTATTAAGCAAAGAAAGGCAGAAGGAGATTTGAGAAGGAAGAAACTTAGGGTCTTTGGGAATAATACGAGTTCATCAATACCACTCGGAAATGGACAGTTCAAAGGACATTCTGTGATTGTTTCACCTGGTGCCCACCAAAGTAAACGGTCAGGGTTAAGGGGAAGGTTAAAAAGGAGTGAGGGTCAATCAGTTAATCCAGGAGAAAGGATGATGGATATTCTGGAGAATGGCATGCTTGTCTATAGAAGAAGACGCAGTTGTTTAATTTCAAGTGCGGGAGAAAAAATTTGTAAAGTAGATTACGCCAGTGAGGAAGTTCACAAGAGGAAATTAACCAATTTCTCAAACTTGGAAAATATATGGGACTGTACTAGAAGAAAAAGAACGCGCCGCACCATTCCAAACCATTCAAGTGGCACTAATAGCTTGAATGCCTTGTTCAGATTAGTTGATGGAAAAGACAGTAAGTTGCAGTACCAAGAAAGGATGGGAGGCGACAGTGATATGAAGGGCAAAGCAGAGTTGTCATCATGTACTAGCCCTTGTGTACCTTGGAATTCTTCAAAGGATGGGTCAAACGGAAGCTTTTTAGGCCAGAATTCTGATAAACCCAGTTCAGCAGGTTCAACTATACGTGCAAGAGCCAAGACAAATATGAGAGTTTCTCTTCTGGACCCAGCTCTATATCAGGTCTCCATGCGATCTGACAAAGATTCTACATCACCAGCAGATGGGGTAGAAAGTAAATGCATGTCAGTATCGGTGTCTAACATGACTCTTGAGCCATCTGATTCAGAATGCGCTACTACATTTAGCTCTAAAAGTGGGAAAAATGCGGAATCATCCAATTTTATGGGTTATAATTACCACAAAAAGCCATGCAACAGGAATGTACCCAAATCATCCCTTTTAAGAGAGCTTATTAGACTAGGTGTCCCCGAGTCAATACCTGCACTGTCATGGAAAGAtgtgagaaggaaaaaagattTGGCACATGTTCGAGTCCTGTTTAGCCAGCATTTGGAGGATGATACCATCAAGCAGCAGAAAAAG ATTGTGTCGAGACTGGGCATATCCATTGCATCAAATTCTATGAATGCAACACATTTCATAGCCAATAAATTTGTGCGCACTAGAAATATGCTGGAAGCTATTGCGCTTGGTAAACCAGTGGTGACACACTTATGGCTCGAGAGCTGTGCACAAGCAAGCTGTTTTATTGATGAGAAAAACTACATTTTAAGGGATgctaaaaaggaaaaggaaatcgGCTTTAGCATGCCTGTTACCTTGACTCGTGCAAACCAGCATCCTCTTTTACAG GGTCTAAGAGTCTTTATCACCCCAAACATAAAACCTGACAAAGAAACAATTACTAATTTGGTCAAGGCAGTTCATGGTGAG CCAGTGGAGAAAGTTCAGATAACCGATCTAAAAGATAAAGGAATACCCTATGATCTATTCATCCTTTCTTGTATTGATGATGAAGCCATCTGTCTACCTTTTGTTGAAAAAG GAGCATCAGCTTACAGCTCAGAGCTGCTACTGAATGGGATAGTTACTCAAAAACTGGAGTACGAAAG ACATCAGCTCTTTACAAAGGAGGAAAGGAGGTATTGCTCCTAG
- the LOC107426034 gene encoding RNA-binding protein BRN1 isoform X1, whose amino-acid sequence MAEGKKERKSNSEESVKLFVGQVPKHMTEAQLLAMFQEFALVDEVNIIKDKATRASRGCCFVICPSRQEADKAVNACHNKKTLPGASSPLQVKYADGELERLEHKLFVGMLPKNVSEAEVSALFTKYGTIKDLQILRGSQQTSKGCAFLKYETKEQALAALEAINGKYKMEGSSVPLVVKWADTEKERQARKALKAQSQASNAPNNDSQHPSLFGALPMGYVPQYNGYGYQAPGTYGPMQYPLSPMQNQPGFHNMIPTVNQGNALRGITPDLAPRSYAMPPASYVGSAYPAVPGLQHPMAYAGGIMSHRPLSGSPGSVQHAVVSSNSSTSSGTSKSTGGQIEGPPGANLFIYHIPQEFGDQELANAFQAFGRVLSTKVFVDKATGVSKCFGFVSYDSPEDAQSAISMMNGCQLGGKKLKVQLKRDNKQNKPY is encoded by the exons ATGGCGGAGgggaagaaagagagaaaatcgAACAGCGAGGAGAGCGTGAAGCTGTTCGTAGGTCAGGTGCCGAAGCACATGACTGAAGCTCAGCTCCTTGCAATGTTCCAAGAATTTGCTTTGGTCGACGAGGTCAACATCATCAAGGACAAAGCCACACGCGCCTCTCGAG GCTGTTGCTTTGTTATTTGTCCCTCTAGGCAGGAGGCGGATAAGGCGGTCAATGCTTGTCACAACAAGAAAACATTGCCCGGG GCATCTAGTCCGTTGCAAGTGAAGTATGCGGATGGCGAGTTGGAAAGGCTAG AGCACAAGCTTTTTGTTGGTATGCTCCCTAAGAATGTCTCTGAAGCTGAAGTTTCTGCCCTGTTCACTAAATATGGAACAATAAAGGACCTGCAAATTTTAAGAGGTTCTCAGCAAACAAGCAAGG GTTGTGCTTTTCTGAAGTATGAAACAAAAGAACAAGCCCTTGCAGCCTTAGAGGCCATTAATGGAAAGTATAAAATGGAG GGTTCAAGTGTTCCTTTGGTTGTCAAATGGGCGGATACAGAGAAGGAAAGGCAAGCTAGAAAAGCTCTGAAAGCTCAATCGCAGGCATCCAATGCACCAAATAATGATTCACAACATCCTTCTTTATTTGGAGCCTTGCCAATGGGTTATGTTCCACAATATAATGGTTATGGTTACCag GCTCCTGGAACTTATGGTCCCATGCAATACCCCCTATCACCAATGCAGAATCAACCTGGTTTTCATAATATGATACCTACAGTAAACCAAGGAAATGCATTGCGTGGAATTACACCTGACCTTGCCCCTAGAAGTTATGCTATGCCTCCGGCAAGTTATGTGGGCTCTGCTTATCCTGCAGTGCCTGGTCTTCAGCATCCAATGGCATATGCTGGAGGAATTATGAGTCACAGACCTTTAAGCGGTTCACCTGGTTCAGTTCAACATGCAGTTGTGAGCAGCAATTCTTCAACTTCTTCAGGGACGAGTAAAAGTACTGGGGGTCAAATTGAAG GTCCACCTGGtgccaatttatttatttatcatatacCTCAAGAATTTGGAGATCAAGAACTTGCCAATGCATTTCAAGCGTTTGGTAGGGTCTTAAGCACTAAAGTTTTTGTAGATAAAGCAACTGGTGTCAGCAAATGTTTTG GGTTTGTCAGTTATGACTCACCAGAGGATGCTCAATCTGCTATTAGTATGATGAATGGATGCCAATTAGgtggtaagaaattaaaggtTCAGCTTAAGAGAGACAACAAACAGAATAAACCTTATTGA
- the LOC107426036 gene encoding uncharacterized protein LOC107426036 isoform X1 — protein sequence MKVEEKQIWAVSPSNAAYHFGTSGLSVAVATGITHPLDVLKVRLQMQLVGQRGPLNGMGQVFVQVLKNEGSRSLYLGMTPALIRSVLYGGLRLGLYEPSKYACDWALGSTNILVKVASGGFAGAIATALTNPVEVLKVRLQMNPTSTRGPIDELRRITSKEGIKALWKGVGPATARAATLTASQLATYDETKRILTRWTSLEEGLYLHLFASMAAGTVSTFITAPMDMVKTRLMLQRESKLAQSYKNGFHCAYQVALTEGPKALYKGSLAIFARLGPQTTITFILCEKLRMLAGLSAI from the exons ATGAAAGTCGAGGAGAAGCAGATTTGGGCGGTCTCGCCGTCAAATGCTGCTTATCATTTTGGTACCAGTGGACTTTCTGTAGCGGTTGCAACTGGGATTACTCACCCTCTAG ATGTCCTCAAAGTTAGGCTGCAGATGCAACTTGTTGGTCAGAGAGGTCCTTTGAATGGAATG GGGCAAGTATTTGTTCAAGTATTGAAAAATGAAGGATCAAGATCTTTGTATCTAGGTATGACACCTGCACTGATAAGGTCAGTTCTTTATGGAGGTCTCCGCCTAGGGTTGTATGAACCTTCAAAGTATGCATGTGATTGGGCTTTAGGGTCTACCAATATCTTAGTTAAGGTTGCATCCGGAGGATTTGCTGGTGCCATTGCAACTGCACTAACAAATCCAGTTGAGGTTTTGAAG GTACGGTTACAGATGAATCCAACCTCAACCAGAGGTCCAATTGATGAACTGCGCAGAATTACTTCCAAAGAGGGAATAAAAGCTCTTTGGAAGGGGGTTGGACCTGCTACTGCCAGAGCTGCTACTTTGACTGCATCCCAACTGGCAACATATGATGAAACCAAGAGG ATTTTGACCAGGTGGACATCACTTGAAGAAGGATTATATCTACATCTCTT CGCGAGTATGGCTGCGGGCACAGTGAGTACATTTATAACAGCTCCCATGGACATGGTAAAAACCCGACTCATGTTGCAACGAGAATCTAAACTAGCTCAAAGTTATAAAAACGGATTCCACTGTGCATATCAG GTTGCACTTACGGAAGGTCCTAAAGCCCTTTACAAGGG GAGCCTTGCGATTTTTGCGAGATTGGGTCCGCAAACTACAATTACCTTTATACTCTGTGAGAAGCTACGCATGCTTGCCGGCTTGAGTGCAATCTAG